A section of the Lepus europaeus isolate LE1 chromosome 19, mLepTim1.pri, whole genome shotgun sequence genome encodes:
- the LOC133748562 gene encoding zinc finger protein 256-like, whose protein sequence is MAPAAQRDPAQGTVTFEDVTVCFSWEEWGLLGEAQKQLYHDVMLENLALITSLGCWCGAEGAETPFQQSASVQRASERRTAKASSPQKVHPCEICGPVLRDILLLVEHQHHGQKLYMNGARGKRLPFTAYLQQHQQQHIREKCLGSSVVRGSVLSSSQFQVPEKLFTCRKVGKDFPACSGFLQQQAMHTGEKTEAFHSVASRSSWGGHMNALSRKQARVQHQRALRRKRCYVCSECGKSFSTSYSLSDHSRIHTSEKPYTCGECGKAYRQSSSLITHRRAHTGVRPHRCDECGKLFSRKYDLFIHRRVHTGERPYQCGECGKAFSHSSSLVTHQRVHTGTRPYECSECGKSFSHSSSLITHQRVHTGTRPYECGECGKSFSQNCHLIKHQRLHTGKGPYECGDCGKFFVYSSRLFQHQRVHTGITSHECVECGKLFSRKFDLVVHQRVHTGEKPYECSECGKSFSCKSYLITHWKIHTGVRPYECGECGKSFTHISTLLQHQRVHTGERPYECSECGKAFSQSSSLIRHGRSHTGERPYKCSECGKAFSHHSSLIKHRRVHSGERPFECGECGKCFSQSSNLSDHRRVHSGERPYECSECGKSFTFSSNLLKHQSVHKG, encoded by the exons ATGGCGCCTGCCGCGCAGAGGGACCCAGCTCAG GGCACTGTGACTTTTGAAGATGTGACCGTGTGCTTCTCCTGGGAGGAATGGGGTCTCCTTGGGGAGGCTCAGAAGCAGCTGTACCatgatgtgatgctggagaattTAGCACTTATAACCTCCCTAG GTTGCTGGTGTGGAGCAGAGGGTGCGGAGACTCCCTTTCAGCAGAGTGCTTCTGTGCAAAGAGCGTCAGAGCGTAGGACTGCCAAGGCCAGTTCTCCCCAGAAGGTGCATCCCTGTGAGATATGTGGCCCGGTTTTGAGAGACATTTTGCTCTTGGTTGAGCACCAGCATCACGGGCAGAAACTGTACATGAATGGGGCACGTGGGAAGCGATTGCCGTTCACTGCGTACCTTCAGCAACACCAGCAGCAGCACATCAGAGAGAAGTGCCTTGGAAGCAGTGTTGTCAGAGGCTCAGTCCTCagcagctcccaattccaggtaCCCGAGAAGCTCTTTACCTGCCGAAAGGTTGGGAAGGACTTCCCGGCCTGCTCAGGATTCCTCCAGCAACAGGCCATGCATACCGGAGAGAAAACTGAGGCCTTCCACAGCGTAGCAAGCCGTTCCAGCTGGGGTGGACACATGAACGCTCTCAGCCGCAAGCAGGCACGTGTCCAGCACCAGAGGGCCCTCAGAAGGAAACGCTGCTATGTGTGCAGTGAATGTGGGAAATCGTTTAGCACGAGCTACAGCCTCAGTGATCATTCAAGAATTCACACTTCGGAGAAGCCTTATACATGTGGGGAATGTGGGAAGGCCTACAGGCAAAGCTCTAGCCTCATTACGCACCGGAGAGCTCACACTGGAGTGAGACCACACCGATGTGATGAGTGCGGAAAGCTGTTCAGCAGGAAGTATGATCTGTTTATACATCGGAGAGTTCACACTGGGGAAAGGCCTTATCAGTGTGgtgagtgtgggaaagcctttagcCATAGCTCCAGCCTTGTTACACACCAGAGAGTTCACACCGGAACAAGGCCTTATGAGTGCAGTGAATGTGGAAAATCATttagccacagctccagcctcattACACACCAGAGAGTTCACACTGGAACAAGGCCTTATGAGTGTGGTGAGTGTGGGAAATCCTTTAGCCAGAACTGTCACCTTATAAAACACCAGAGACTTCACACTGGAAAAGGGCCTTATGAGTGTGGGGATTGTGGGAAATTCTTTGTCTATAGCTCTCGTCTCTTCCAACACCAGCGAGTTCACACTGGAATAACATCTCATGAGTGTGTTGAATGTGGAAAATTATTCAGCAGGAAGTTTGACCTTGTTGTCCATCAGAGAGTTCACACCGGAGAAAAGCCTTATGAGTGTAGTGAATGTGGGAAGTCTTTCAGCTGCAAGTCCTATCTCATCACACACTGGAAAATTCACACTGGTGTGAGGCCTTATGAGTGTGGGGAGTGTGGGAAGTCCTTTACTCACATTTCCACGCTCCTCCAACACCAGAGAGTGCACACTGGAGAAAGGCCTTACGAGTGCagtgagtgtgggaaagccttcagccAGAGCTCCAGTCTCATTCGGCATGGGAGAAGTCACACAGGAGAAAGGCCTTACAAGTGCAGTGagtgtgggaaggccttcagTCACCACTCTAGTCTCATAAAACACCGACGCGTTCACTCTGGAGAAAGGCCTTTTGAGTGCGGCGAATGTGGGAAGTGCTTCAGCCAGAGCTCCAACCTCAGTGACCACCGGAGAGTCCACAGTGGTGAGAGACCGTATGAGTGCAGTGAATGTGGGAAGTCCTTTACCTTCAGCTCCAACCTCCTGAAACACCAGAGTGTCCACAAGGGCTAG